One genomic segment of Anser cygnoides isolate HZ-2024a breed goose chromosome 20, Taihu_goose_T2T_genome, whole genome shotgun sequence includes these proteins:
- the SEC16A gene encoding protein transport protein Sec16A isoform X4, which yields MQQPPQTVPAGAAAPPPAGLARNIYWRNTSLSKRANAAAAPVQPVTDPFAFGRQTPQGSPLDNPSKGNALVMPSSSPAAFPQPAVVHPSPSHAGDNPHGLHASLSAPVSQPGINTSTFSNVPVPSPSPGYVTNSATEVHPNADLGLHGSAVPLHYNTGTALENSFSVHPGMVSLSNKPGGRQDAHRDPSDVPSGPAAAAVFPPPPQQPVSQWRPGQGNLQSPVRNFVPHPEPSSQPDIHSVSQSSVSPPHPPPQTNLQHGPVHQGIPQNPVQAPLSVGCEKTGKNVSANNGHHMNSIQPGNVFRQNAEMSNAWLNQTYQDQFYPQPPLQDSNFVIPTAQENNPKKQSPGVSETSNRSIPTDRDSGTVSMFFKGDEAENEEILSSEKNYVVEKTEFACQPNSSPLYHQPMQPQWVATNVLSQAHIGTGSANEVVQKGMDVQYFPKIVSQQEAQAAKHAVFIGDDKARAGDASGNGGSQYENVENLECIQNQEVLPSEPHNVTASSPSAHPDPYRYGPLPGQMLPKNAVVSHAEGGPNLEAPDSLPHPVRPDSVSSNYSNISHRSASSSARPPEQVGTFIQQESGKPDEESSARFFKQIDSSPLGGDSSEVNLSKSYHSNLSQPPTPSPPKPTGVFQTSANSSFEPVRSHGVGIKPAEIDQAKMVVELRENHPNQKNNKKNTAVPAASPGNLEQPPDNLETIFMPQVYPLPLAVTGEAGNMLHSGSVTENMQSLSERRSSTRAQGAIKKCDSPATTLWAHNELPNFGGNVLLAPAAPAVYVPAKQTVEVIQPPEEGLPNQQPNKPGNIAVQPSQDGNISSENLENPPKMGEEEALQSQASSGYASLLSSPPTESLQNQPILIAQPNQSYNLAQPINFSISLSNQLSSNENQPMKDAGAGDKPSMGPQTSHTGGIISGENAPLPVMQVGSLLVNAPPNTNLLKHNLLQSPVNSSDTASNQPANLLMKTPLNLAPEGQKNVNFEGFVPEFASKPGANSSVSPGITLPSGSALLPPVNSVVQANNSANRSNSKEEAAGVLDFTAPRTLEKSSASNSVQVHNQSLSGGPAYPPQAVGAGQVGPEMHDKQHFYQQVTKDVQHQAVPDRAVQGALPSQPQMQAAQMQQPASSGQSSAPSNYPAAAGTSAMQASQQRENQELGNQEASSAQLARYDQMSPDKQPTSGQPPSAQTSTAPPTSTGQPVMASAQQDPQRPPLPQTPQDAFGPPQNPYYYYRHPYDAYQPPYPPPYPPADPRAASHLYYMEDSYGQYDPRYRHYDSSSAAYMEPGSYRYPEPERPSSRASHCSDRPSSRQGYPEDYYAKTGWTDYYPGYYPNAYDYGDPSRWERYSSAYDPRYRDPRSYDQRYWYDAEHNPYQKREAYPYGNRHDRYEDHWRYDPRFTGSFDDEAEPHRDPYGDEFDRRSVHSEHSAHSLRSSHSVHSHRSSFSSRSQQSQLYRSNHDLTANAYETAAQAVSLHADYTYGGYAPNFGGQQPFTDYGYPAETGWSTVEQAPLRPSTPEKFSVPHLCARFGPGGFLIKVLPNLPSEGQPALVEIHSMETMLQHSPEQEEMRAFPGPLAKDDTHKVDVINFAQNKSTQCFKNENLIDKESASLLWDFIVLLCRQNGTVVGTDLAELLLRDHKTVWLPGKSPNEANLIDFTNEALEQVEEESGEAQLSFLTDSLITTIDSLEKETERFRELLLYGRKKDALESAMKHGLWGHALLLASKMDSRTHARVMTRFANSLPINDPLQTVYQLMSGRMPAASTCCGDEKWGDWRPHLAMVLSNLTNNVDLESRTIATMGDTLASKGLLDAAHFCYLMAQVGFGVYTRKTTKLVLIGSNHSLPFFKFATNEAIQRTEAYEYAQSLGTQPGCLPNFQVFKFIYACRLAEMGLAAQAFHYCEVISRTVLKDPHYYSPVLIGQLIQMSSQLRLFDPQIKEKPEQESLVEPSWLVRLRHVDGQIKEGAIAYNTDRSTPQQCPCSTPSSELDHTSQYDGGGVGHDMGPGTENALLASLLPNMSQQMQSVQLMPSAPQAILDGSAAVIPPGDQEAVRSVPFYPVASQPIGPGPGFAPPGFSNQYGAEPSPLYLGSTLPPGGPPQETESREEEQTNLETGMQRIPPESPSRNSFPEQREEDFYNRMASMAPGRRSRSASQSSAYMGYGRRSRTTSESSAHSVGRERSNSAAKQPSPSPPVPVGKETKKEVKKETASRKTGANWFRWLMGKGKNEAHLPDDKNKSIVWDEQKQRWVNLDEPEEESKPPPPPPTGFPKVPQTAPSGPGGPPSAPVNIFSRRAAGSRARYVDVLNPGGTKSSGAVPAPADLFAPLAPMPVPANVFVPNSVPGEPQPMEGSGAAEHTPVANQTNTEPAAAADPEYLNPTILPPGSGLPVSNPDGFQSGEPAAVPPSGGPSAGTVQFYNPSQFAQSPAVTGSSRPGRIGQRKYPTLK from the exons ATGCAGCAGCCTCCACAGACTGTTCCAgcgggagcagcagctccacctCCTGCGGGCCTTGCCCGGAACATTTACTGGAGAAACACCTCGCTTAGTAAACGAgcaaatgcagcagctgccccggtGCAGCCTGTGACAGACCCTTTTGCCTTTGGCAGACAGACTCCCCAGGGTTCCCCTTTAGATAACCCATCCAAGGGCAATGCCTTGGTTATGCCGAGTTCTTCCCCGGCGGCGTTTCCCCAGCCGGCTGTTGTGCATCCTTCACCATCGCACGCAGGGGACAATCCTCACGGACTGCATGCGTCTTTGTCAGCTCCTGTATCTCAACCAGGAATAAATACCAGTACCTTTTCTAACGTTCCAGTTCCTTCACCGTCCCCAGGATACGTTACAAATAGCGCTACAGAAGTGCATCCCAACGCAGATCTGGGACTCCATGGGTCTGCGGTACCGTTGCATTATAATACAGGAACAGCACTTGAAAATTCTTTCAGTGTGCATCCTGGAATGGTGTCTCTGTCAAACAAACCCGGAGGTAGGCAAGATGCTCACAGAGATCCAAGCGATGTTCCTTCGGGACCCGCTGCAGCAGCAGTCTTCCCTCCACCTCCTCAGCAGCCCGTGTCTCAGTGGAGACCTGGTCAAGGTAACCTGCAGTCTCCGGTTCGAAATTTTGTGCCCCATCCCGAGCCGTCTTCTCAGCCTGACATTCATAGCGTTTCTCAGTCTTCGGTCagccctcctcatcctcccccGCAGACAAATTTGCAGCATGGTCCTGTACATCAAGGTATTCCACAAAATCCCGTGCAAGCGCCTTTATCCGTTGGTTGTGAAAAGACTGGGAAAAATGTCTCTGCAAACAATGGTCATCACATGAACAGCATCCAGCCTGGAAATGTGTTTAGGCAGAACGCAGAAATGAGTAATGCTTGGTTAAATCAAACTTACCAGGACCAGTTTTACCCACAGCCACCCTTGCAAGACTCCAATTTTGTCATTCCCACAGCTCAGGAAAACAACCCCAAAAAACAGTCTCCAGGTGTGTCTGAAACATCAAACAGATCCATTCCCACAGACCGAGATTCAGGAACAGTCTCGATGTTTTTCAAAGGGGATgaggcagaaaatgaagaaatactttcatctgaaaaaaactACGTGGTTGAGAAAACCGAGTTTGCTTGTCAGCCAAATTCGTCGCCCTTGTATCACCAGCCCATGCAGCCTCAGTGGGTTGCAACGAATGTTCTGTCTCAGGCGCACATCGGTACAGGTTCAGCCAACGAGGTGGTACAAAAAGGAATGGATGTCCAGTATTTCCCTAAAATTGTAAGTCAGCAGGAGGCACAGGCTGCCAAGCACGCTGTGTTTATCGGTGATGACAAAGCGCGTGCGGGTGATGCATCCGGTAACGGCGGGTCACAGTACGAAAACGTTGAGAACCTGGAGTGCATTCAGAATCAGGAAGTGCTGCCAAGCGAGCCACACAACGTGACTGCTTCATCCCCTTCTGCTCACCCTGATCCGTACAGATACGGACCCCTACCGGGTCAGATGCTTCCAAAGAACGCTGTTGTGAGCCATGCTGAAGGAGGACCAAATTTGGAGGCACCTGATTCCTTACCTCATCCTGTCCGGCCCGATAGCGTATCTTCAAACTATAGCAACATTAGCCATAGGAGCGCTTCGAGCTCAGCGAGACCTCCGGAGCAAGTCGGTACGTTTATTCAGCAAGAAAGCGGGAAGCCCGATGAAGAATCTTCTGCTCGCTTCTTTAAACAGATCGACTCCTCTCCTCTGGGAGGTGATTCGAGTGAGGTAAACCTGAGCAAGAGCTACCATAGTAACCTCTCCCAGCCTCCAACTCCAAGTCCTCCTAAGCCTACAGGAGTGTTTCAGACGAGTGCGAACAGTTCTTTTGAACCTGTGAGGTCCCACGGAGTTGGCATAAAACCTGCAGAAATTGACCAGGCGAAGATGGTGGTTGAGTTAAGAGAGAACCACCCAAACcaaaagaataacaagaagaacacagctgtgccagctgcGTCACCAGGCAATCTCGAACAGCCACCAGATAATCTGGAAACTATTTTTATGCCTCAGGTATACCCACTGCCTCTCGCAGTTACTGGTGAAGCTGGAAACATGTTGCACTCCGGATCTGTTACAGAAAACATGCAGTCATTGTCTGAGCGAAGGTCTTCAACAAGAGCTCAGGGAGCAATTAAGAAGTGTGACAGCCCAGCAACGACTCTGTGGGCTCATAATGAGTTACCTAATTTTGGGGGAAATGTTCTTctagctcctgctgctcctgcggTGTATGTACCTGCCAAACAAACTGTGGAAGTCATTCAGCCACCGGAAGAAGGCCTGCCTAATCAGCAGCCAAATAAACCAGGGAATATTGCTGTGCAGCCTTCCCAAGATGGAAATATATCTTCTGAAAATCTTGAGAATCCTCCCAAaatgggagaagaggaggcacTTCAGTCTCAGGCAAGTTCTGGTTATGCAAGTTTGTTGTCTTCTCCACCTACAGAGTCTTTGCAAAATCAGCCTATCCTGATTGCTCAGCCTAATCAAAGCTATAACTTGGCTCAGCcaattaatttttctatttctctatCTAATCAGCTAAGCAGCAATGAAAATCAACCAATGAAGGatgccggggctggggacaagcCTTCGATGGGCCCCCAGACTTCACATACTGGTGGGATCATCTCGGGGGAAAATGCACCGCTGCCTGTGATGCAAGTTGGATCTCTATTAGTTAATGCACCTCCAAATACTAATCTgttaaaacataatttattgCAAAGCCCCGTTAATTCCTCTGACACTGCCTCTAATCAGCCTGCAAACTTGCTCATGAAAACACCGCTTAATTTAGCTCCTGAAGGGCAAAAGAATGTTAATTTTGAAGGTTTTGTTCCTGAATTTGCTAGCAAACCAGGAGCTAATTCATCCGTCTCTCCTGGGATTACTCTTCCCAGTGGAAGTGCGCTGCTCCCACCTGTTAATTCTGTAGTACAGGCTAATAACTCTGCAAATCGCTCAAATAGCAAAGAAGAAGCTGCTGGAGTGCTTGACTTTACAGCGCCACGGACGTTGGAGAAAAGCAGTGCGAGTAACTCTGTGCAAGTGCACAATCAGTCGCTTTCTGGTGGTCCCGCGTATCCTCCGCAGGCAGTTGGTGCTGGCCAGGTGGGTCCTGAGATGCATGACAAACAACATTTCTATCAACAGGTTACAAAAGATGTACAGCATCAGGCTGTGCCAGacagagctgtgcagggagcGTTGCCATCTCAGCCCCAAATGCAGGCAGCTCAGATGCAGCAACCGGCATCTTCTGGGCAGTCCTCAGCTCCCTCAAACTAcccggctgctgcagggactAGCGCCATGCAGGCATCGCAGCAGCGCGAGAACCAGGAGCTGGGGAACCAAGAGGCCAGTTCAGCGCAGCTGGCGAGGTACGACCAGATGAGCCCTGATAAGCAACCCACGTCTGGACAGCCACCGAGTGCACAGACTTCCACAGCTCCTCCTACCAGCACCGGCCAGCCGGTCATGGCAAGCGCACAACAAGACCCGCAGCGTCCGCCCCTGCCTCAGACTCCTCAGGATGCCTTTGGTCCACCACAGAACCCCTACTACTACTATAGACATCCTTATGATGCTTACCAGCCTCCATATCCCCCACCTTACCCTCCTGCGGATCCCAGGGCAGCGTCTCATCTTTATTACATG GAGGACAGCTACGGACAGTACGACCCACGGTACAGACACTACGATAGCAGCAGCGCTGCTTATATGGAGCCTGGGAGCTATCGTTATCCTGAGCCCGAACGTCCCAGTTCCAGAGCCAGCCACTGCTCCGACAGACCTTCTTCCAG GCAGGGATATCCTGAAGATTATTATGCAAAAACTGGATGGACTGATTATTATCCAGGCTATTACCCAAATGCATATGACTATGGAG ATCCAAGTCGCTGGGAACGTTACTCGTCAGCATATGACCCCAGATACAGAGATCCTAGAAGTTACGATCAGAGGTATTGGTATGATGCTGAACACAACCCGTACCAGAAGAGAGAAGCGTATCCATATGGCAACAG aCATGACCGATACGAAGATCACTGGAGATACGATCCTCGTTTTACTGGAAGCTTTGATGATGAAGCAGAGCCTCACAGAGATCCTTACGGTGATGAATTTGATAGACGCAGCGTTCACAGTGAGCATTCTGCTCATAGTCTCCGTAGCTCCCACAGCGTTCACAGTCACCGGAGCAGTTTTAGCTCTCGCTCTCAGCAA AGCCAGCTGTATAGAAGTAACCATGATCTAACGGCTAATGCGTATGAAACTGCTGCACAGGCAGTGTCGCTGCATGCAGATTATACGTATGGTGGATATGCTCCTAACTTTGGTGGACAACAGCCTTTTACAGATTATGGCTACCCGGCTGAAACTGGATGGTCAACTGTAGAACAAG CACCTTTAAGGCCCTCAACGCCTGAGAAATTTTCAGTGCCTCATCTGTGTGCTAGGTTTGGTCCTGGCGGATTCTTAATAAAAGTGCTGCCAAACCTGCCTTCAGAAGGCCAGCCAGCTCTGGTTGAAATACACAGCATGGAG ACTATGTTGCAACATTCTCCAGAGCAAGAAGAGATGAGAGCGTTTCCTGGTCCTCTTGCTAA ggATGACACCCATAAAGTGGATGTTATTAATTTTGCACAAAATAAATCTACACAGTGCTTTAAGAATGAAAATTTAATCGACAAAGAATCTGCAAGTCTGCTTTGGGACTTCATTGTTCTGTTGTGCAGGCAGAATGGG ACTGTTGTGGGAACAGACTTGGCTGAACTTTTGCTCCGAGATCATAAAACAGTATGGCTTCCTGGAAAGTCCCCTAATGAAGCAAATTTGATCGATTTCACTAATGAGGCTTTGGAACAAGTAGAAGAGGAATCTGGTGAAGCCCAGCTCTCATTTCTCACTGATAGTCTTATAACCACAATTGACAGTCttgaaaaagagacagagagattCAGAGAGTTGCTGCTTTATGGCCGTAAGAAG GATGCTTTGGAATCAGCCATGAAGCATGGCTTATGGGGTCATGCTCTGCTACTTGCCAGCAAGATGGACAGCAGAACACATGCAAGAGTTATGACCAG ATTTGCCAACAGTCTCCCGATTAATGACCCTCTGCAGACTGTTTACCAGCTCATGTCTGGAAGGATGCCAGCTGCATCCACG TGCTGTGGAGACGAGAAATGGGGAGACTGGAGGCCTCATCTAGCAATGGTGTTATCCAACTTGACAAACAATGTGGACTTGGAATCCCGGACCATTGCAACCATGGGAGACACTCTTG CTTCTAAAGGATTGCTTGATGCTGCTCATTTTTGTTACCTTATGGCCCAAGTTGGTTTTGGAGTTTACACAAGGAAGACGACAAAACTTGTCCTAATTGGATCAAATCATAG CTTGCCATTTTTTAAGTTTGCCACCAATGAAGCCATTCAAAGAACAGAAGCCTATGAATACGCACAGTCACTAGGAACTCAGCCTGGCTGCTTGCCCAATTTCCAG GTTTTCAAATTCATCTATGCTTGCCGACTTGCTGAAATGGGACTTGCTGCTCAGGCCTTCCATTATTGTGAAGTGATTTCCAGAACTGTCCTCAAAGATCCACACTACTATTCACCTGTACTTATCGGCCAGCTAATCCAG atGTCATCGCAACTGCGCCTGTTTGATCCACAGATAAAGGAGAAACCAGAACAGGAATCTCTAGTTGAACCTTCCTGGTTGGTAAGGCTTCGCCATGTGGATGGACAGATTAAG gaGGGTGCAATAGCTTATAACACAGACAGATCCACACCACAACAATGTCCATGTAGCACACCAAGCTCTGAATTAGACCATACCAGTCAATATGATGGAGGAGGAGTTGGCCATGACATGGGCCCAGGCACTGAAAATGCATTGTTAGCATCCTTATTACCCAATATGTCTCAACAGATGCAAAGTGTGCAGCTGATGCCGTCAG CACCTCAGGCTATACTTGATGGGTCAGCTGCTGTGATTCCTCCTGGTGACCAGGAAGCCGTCCGAAGTGTCCCCTTCTACCCAGTGGCTtctcagcccattggtccaggCCCTGGCTTTGCACCTCCAGGATTTTCAAATCAGTATGGAGCTGAGCCATCACCGCTGTATTTAGGGTCAACACTACCACCAGGAGGGCCACCACAAGAAACTGAGTCACGGGAAGAAGAACAGACAAACCTGGAAACAG gaaTGCAGAGAATTCCTCCAGAGTCTCCTTCACGAAACTCTTTCCCCGAACAGAGAGAGGAGGATTTCTATAACAGAATGGCTAGCATG GCACCAGGACGAAGATCCAGATCTGCATCTCAGTCTTCAGCATATATG GGCTATGGGCGAAGGTCACGGACAACTTCAGAGTCCTCTGCTCATTCTGTGGGACGAGAAAGATCCAACTCTGCAGCAAAAcagccttctccttctccacctGTTCCTGTAGGGAAAGAGActaaaaaagaagtaaaaaaagagACAGCATCTAGAAAG acCGGTGCAAACTGGTTTCGCTGGCTgatggggaaaggaaagaatgaagctCACCTTCCAGATGACAAAAACAAATCC ATTGTTTGGGATGAACAGAAACAGCGCTGGGTTAATTTGGATGAACCAGAAGAAGAG AGTAAAcctccaccgccacctccaACAGGATTTCCTAAAGTTCCCCAGACTGCTCCGTCTGGGCCTGGAGGCCCACCTAGTGCCCCTGTCAACATCTTCTCTAGAAGAGCAG CAGGAAGCAGAGCCCGTTATGTCGATGTTCTGAATCCAGGTGGAACCAAGTCAAGTGGTGCTGTTCCTGCACCAGCAGACCTATTTGCCCCGCTGGCACCGATGCCAGTTCCTGCAAATGTCTTTGTTCCAAATTCAG TTCCAGGGGAACCCCAGCCGATGGAAGGGAGTGGTGCAGCAGAGCACACACCAGTCgcaaaccaaaccaacacagaacctgctgcagctgctgatcCAGAG tatTTAAACCCTACAATCCTTCCACCTGGATCCGGGCTACCTGTTTCCAACCCTGATGGCTTCCAATCAGGAGAG CCTGCCGCTGTACCACCTTCGGGGGGACCTTCAGCAGGAACAGTACAGTTCTACAATCCTTCTCAATTTGCACAA TCTCCTGCAGTCACTGGAAGTTCAAGGCCAGGAAGAATTGGACAGAGGAAGTATCCAACGCTGAAGTAG